One Candidatus Palauibacter australiensis genomic window carries:
- a CDS encoding alpha/beta hydrolase-fold protein, producing MPRSSAIAALEERLASASGGMDPVGAFLDANEFPLAEPPLYTFVYRGHADAVRLRHWVHGLQTSAPFRRLDGTDLWCYTLELPDESRVEYKIEVVARGRAEWIEDPLNPQRARDPFGANSVVQARGYEIPDWARESEDVRPGAMDELAVESEALASARHVTVYRPAEFHANRRYPLLIVHDGGDYVEYAGLRRVLDRLIDRFEIPRMIVALLHPDDRISEYSADPAHARFVAEELLPRLERDYPLLPDLGSRGLMGASLGAVASFHAALEYPDRFGRLLLQSGSFLFTDIGAHESGPVFDRIVDMMNAYRAAPTAIAEKAFVSVGVYEPLVSENRALIPVLRRGGADVRFVESRDGHNWENWRDRLREGLSWLFPGPLWMVYE from the coding sequence ATGCCGCGTTCGTCCGCGATCGCGGCGCTCGAGGAACGGCTCGCGTCCGCTTCCGGCGGGATGGATCCGGTGGGCGCGTTCCTTGACGCGAACGAGTTCCCCCTCGCCGAGCCTCCGCTCTACACCTTCGTGTATCGGGGCCATGCCGACGCCGTACGGCTCCGACACTGGGTGCACGGACTCCAGACCTCGGCGCCCTTCCGCCGCCTGGACGGAACGGATCTCTGGTGCTACACGCTCGAGCTCCCCGACGAGTCCCGGGTGGAATACAAGATCGAGGTGGTCGCCCGCGGCCGCGCGGAGTGGATCGAGGATCCGCTGAACCCCCAGCGCGCCCGCGATCCGTTCGGCGCGAACTCCGTCGTGCAGGCCCGGGGCTACGAGATCCCGGACTGGGCGCGCGAGAGCGAGGACGTGCGGCCCGGCGCGATGGACGAACTCGCGGTCGAGAGCGAGGCGCTCGCGTCCGCGCGGCACGTGACCGTGTACCGTCCGGCGGAGTTCCACGCCAACCGGCGCTACCCGCTGCTCATCGTGCACGACGGCGGGGACTACGTCGAGTACGCCGGCCTGAGACGGGTCCTGGACCGGCTGATCGATCGCTTCGAGATCCCCCGTATGATCGTCGCACTCCTGCACCCGGACGACCGGATTTCGGAATACTCGGCGGATCCGGCGCACGCGCGGTTCGTCGCCGAGGAGCTGCTGCCGCGCCTCGAACGCGACTATCCGCTCCTCCCGGACCTCGGGTCGCGTGGCCTCATGGGCGCGAGCCTGGGCGCCGTCGCCTCCTTCCACGCCGCGCTCGAGTACCCCGATCGCTTCGGCCGCCTGCTGCTCCAGTCGGGCTCCTTCCTGTTCACGGACATCGGCGCCCATGAGAGCGGCCCCGTCTTCGACCGCATCGTCGACATGATGAACGCGTACCGGGCGGCTCCCACCGCCATTGCCGAGAAGGCGTTCGTCTCGGTGGGCGTCTACGAACCGCTGGTCTCGGAGAATCGGGCCCTGATCCCGGTCCTCCGTCGCGGCGGCGCGGACGTGCGCTTCGTCGAGTCGCGCGACGGCCACAACTGGGAGAACTGGCGGGACCGCCTGCGCGAGGGCCTGTCGTGGCTCTTCCCGGGTCCGCTCTGGATGGTCTACGAATGA
- a CDS encoding sodium:alanine symporter family protein, with protein MDFATIVDWLDRNVAQFGITIGGERLTLQVLLLLGIGTYLTLRLGLPQIRKFAHGVAVATGRYDAPNDPGDVSHFQALTTALSATVGIGNIAGAAIAIHLGGPGALFWMWMTAFLGMATKYSEVTLAQKYREVDETSAKYSGTVSGGPMYYIEKGLGPRWKPVAAFFAVMLGLTAFMTGNANQANTVADAMLAEFGIAKWITGLTTSTIVALVILGGIKRIGRVTSILAPFMAIVYVTAAMIIIILNLGQVPETFAIIFREAFNPTAGVAGTGVGAFLVTLMWGVRRGLFSNEAGQGSAPIAHAAARTDEPVSEGVVALLEPFIDTIVIVTMTALVVIMTGAWNSQVPTAIQLEGGDISYVVLDEGGSSVPTDPTGTIRYTLGRPGVTSEPHLAWHEVSVPQLFEDEAQTQPFSGAVDPARGVAITDDGRELAVVYGQAYETGAPLTQMGFQRGLSPLGDWGHYIVIFSVFLFAISTAISWSYYGDRCANYLFGPNAIIPYKLIFVAMHFVGAVLPLAVVWSLGDIFLAIVIIPNLIALIFLAPQIKEMTESYFTRSPWERHRKH; from the coding sequence ATGGACTTCGCCACAATCGTAGACTGGCTCGACCGCAACGTCGCGCAGTTCGGGATCACGATCGGAGGAGAGCGCCTGACGCTTCAGGTCCTGCTCCTCCTCGGCATCGGGACCTACCTCACCCTCCGGCTCGGCCTGCCGCAGATCCGCAAGTTCGCGCACGGCGTCGCGGTGGCCACGGGCCGATACGACGCCCCGAACGATCCGGGCGACGTGTCGCATTTCCAGGCGCTCACCACCGCGCTGAGCGCCACGGTCGGCATCGGGAACATCGCCGGCGCCGCGATCGCCATCCACCTCGGGGGGCCGGGGGCGCTCTTCTGGATGTGGATGACCGCCTTCCTCGGCATGGCGACGAAGTACAGCGAAGTCACGCTGGCGCAGAAGTACCGCGAGGTCGACGAGACGTCGGCGAAATACAGCGGGACGGTGTCGGGCGGACCCATGTACTACATCGAGAAAGGGCTGGGGCCGCGCTGGAAGCCCGTGGCCGCCTTTTTCGCGGTCATGCTGGGGCTGACGGCGTTCATGACGGGGAACGCCAACCAGGCCAACACGGTCGCGGATGCGATGCTGGCCGAGTTCGGGATCGCCAAGTGGATCACCGGCCTCACGACCTCGACGATCGTCGCGCTCGTGATCCTGGGCGGCATCAAGCGCATCGGCCGCGTGACCAGCATCCTGGCTCCGTTCATGGCGATCGTCTACGTGACCGCCGCCATGATCATCATCATCCTCAACCTCGGCCAGGTGCCCGAGACGTTCGCGATCATCTTCCGCGAGGCCTTCAATCCGACCGCCGGCGTGGCGGGCACCGGCGTCGGCGCCTTCCTCGTCACGCTCATGTGGGGGGTGCGGCGCGGGCTGTTCTCGAACGAGGCCGGGCAGGGCTCAGCCCCGATCGCGCACGCGGCGGCGAGGACGGACGAGCCGGTCTCAGAGGGCGTCGTCGCGCTGCTCGAGCCGTTCATCGACACGATCGTCATCGTCACGATGACCGCACTCGTCGTGATCATGACCGGCGCCTGGAACTCGCAGGTCCCGACCGCGATCCAGCTTGAAGGCGGGGACATCAGCTACGTGGTGCTCGACGAGGGCGGAAGCTCGGTGCCGACGGATCCCACGGGGACGATCCGCTATACGCTGGGGCGGCCCGGCGTCACGAGCGAACCGCACCTCGCGTGGCACGAGGTCTCCGTGCCGCAGCTGTTCGAGGACGAGGCGCAGACGCAGCCGTTCAGCGGGGCCGTCGACCCGGCGCGAGGGGTAGCGATCACCGACGACGGGCGGGAACTGGCCGTCGTCTACGGGCAGGCCTACGAGACGGGCGCGCCGCTCACGCAGATGGGATTCCAGCGCGGCCTGTCGCCGCTCGGCGACTGGGGCCACTACATCGTGATCTTCTCGGTCTTCCTGTTCGCGATCTCGACGGCGATCTCGTGGAGTTACTACGGCGACCGCTGCGCGAACTACCTGTTCGGGCCGAACGCGATCATTCCGTACAAGCTCATCTTCGTCGCGATGCACTTCGTCGGGGCGGTGCTGCCGCTCGCCGTGGTGTGGTCTCTGGGGGACATCTTCCTGGCCATCGTCATCATCCCGAACCTGATCGCGCTGATCTTCCTCGCGCCTCAGATCAAGGAGATGACGGAGTCCTACTTCACCCGCAGCCCGTGGGAGAGGCACCGCAAGCACTAG
- a CDS encoding alpha/beta hydrolase-fold protein: MKLNASWWSDRLGQEVNVARWGEVGVPFLMFPTAGGDAEEIERFLVIDTVADYLADGRLKVYSCDSVAGRVMLGREGTTEHRMAVLDRFQEFVYREFVPMIREDCNDPGIEVIVAGSSIGAFNALAVLCRFPDAFSHAVCMSGTYDLQRFLKHETGAEARATSDFYRASPVHHLPQLAGETLDRLRERFVLLASGRGRAEDIGESWRAASLLGRKGVPNRVDDWGEEWHHDWPTWRHMLLRYLDELLPAP; encoded by the coding sequence ATGAAACTCAACGCCAGCTGGTGGTCGGACCGCCTCGGCCAGGAGGTCAACGTGGCGCGCTGGGGCGAGGTCGGCGTGCCCTTCCTCATGTTCCCGACCGCCGGAGGAGACGCCGAGGAGATCGAGCGCTTCCTCGTCATCGACACGGTCGCGGACTACCTGGCGGACGGCCGGCTCAAGGTCTACTCGTGCGACAGCGTGGCGGGCCGCGTCATGCTCGGACGCGAGGGGACCACGGAACACCGCATGGCGGTCCTCGACCGGTTCCAGGAGTTCGTCTACCGCGAGTTCGTCCCCATGATCCGGGAGGACTGCAACGATCCCGGGATCGAGGTCATCGTCGCGGGATCCTCGATCGGAGCGTTCAACGCGCTCGCCGTGCTGTGCCGGTTCCCCGACGCCTTCTCGCACGCCGTGTGCATGAGCGGCACGTACGACCTCCAGCGCTTCCTGAAGCACGAGACCGGGGCCGAAGCGAGAGCGACGAGCGACTTCTACCGCGCCTCGCCGGTGCACCATCTGCCTCAACTCGCGGGCGAGACGCTCGACCGGTTGCGCGAGCGCTTCGTGCTCCTCGCCTCCGGGCGCGGGCGGGCGGAGGACATCGGCGAATCCTGGCGCGCGGCCTCGCTCCTGGGGCGGAAGGGCGTGCCGAACCGGGTGGACGACTGGGGCGAGGAGTGGCACCACGACTGGCCCACATGGCGCCACATGCTCCTCCGCTACCTCGACGAGCTGCTTCCGGCTCCGTAG
- the glgP gene encoding alpha-glucan family phosphorylase, whose protein sequence is MGPDNRIPGSLGRLWELANDLSWTWNPAAPALFRVIDPPHWRRTRHNPVALLQAVGETRWRELAADGAFLRRYDAACQALDRVSGGGTGAASTWFARSHPEFAEGPVAYFCAEFALHESIPIYSGGLGVLAGDHLKAASELGVPLVGVGLMYAHGYFDQTLGPDGWQEDADDPLDPDLTPLERLQGADGAPWLASLQGGGRRIHIGAWKLRVGRVSLYLLDTDLEENDPADRGLSHQLYAGGADHRLRQEAILGVGGVRVLAALGIEPGAWHANEGHAAFMMVERVRRLMRDGQSFANAVSQIRASTVFTTHTPVSAGHDVFSHAQMREWIGETFWEEIPHRDELLGLGLHPDDDAQDRFHMTAAAIRLSRRVNGVSARHGRVSRDIWRGLWGDRAAGEVPIRHVTNGVHLATWMSDDVAGLLDEWLPGGWRDGSGDEAVWRAVRDVPAEALWRVRRRLKLRLLDLMREEARRRWPDHWPESAHLAGAGTLMSPGPLTIGFARRFATYKRADLIFRDRDRLLALLSDPARPVQLIFAGKAHPRDDDGKRVLQRVYEHTRDPEFEGRVAFIENYGLHTAHGLVEGVDLWLNLPRVPLEASGTSGMKAALNGVPQLATADGWWEEGFEGDNGWIIPPAPATASEEEVDEHDAEHLFRLLEEDVVPLYYDRPGAGAGDDAPAGWLAHARRAIEVAGARFTAGRMVRDYARDYYVPSLRGDD, encoded by the coding sequence GTGGGTCCGGACAACAGGATTCCCGGCAGCCTCGGGCGGCTATGGGAACTCGCCAACGACCTCTCGTGGACGTGGAACCCGGCGGCCCCTGCCCTCTTCCGGGTCATCGATCCGCCGCACTGGCGCCGTACGCGGCACAACCCCGTGGCGCTGCTGCAGGCGGTCGGGGAAACGCGCTGGCGTGAACTGGCCGCCGACGGAGCGTTCCTGCGCCGGTACGACGCGGCGTGCCAGGCGCTGGACCGCGTATCGGGCGGCGGGACGGGCGCGGCGTCCACCTGGTTCGCCCGGAGCCACCCGGAGTTCGCCGAGGGCCCCGTGGCGTACTTCTGCGCCGAATTCGCGTTGCACGAGTCCATCCCGATCTACTCCGGAGGACTCGGCGTGCTCGCCGGGGACCATCTCAAGGCGGCCTCCGAACTGGGCGTCCCCCTCGTCGGCGTCGGGCTGATGTACGCGCACGGCTACTTTGACCAGACGCTGGGGCCGGACGGTTGGCAGGAAGATGCGGACGACCCGCTCGACCCCGACCTGACTCCGCTTGAGCGGCTGCAGGGCGCGGATGGCGCACCGTGGCTCGCCTCGCTCCAGGGCGGGGGGCGCCGCATCCATATCGGGGCCTGGAAGCTGCGCGTCGGCCGCGTCTCCCTGTACCTCCTCGACACGGACCTCGAGGAGAACGATCCCGCGGATCGGGGCCTCTCTCACCAGCTCTACGCGGGCGGCGCGGATCACCGCCTGCGGCAGGAGGCGATTCTCGGCGTGGGAGGCGTGCGCGTGCTCGCCGCACTCGGGATCGAGCCCGGGGCGTGGCACGCGAACGAGGGGCACGCGGCGTTCATGATGGTGGAGCGCGTGCGCCGGCTGATGCGGGACGGCCAATCCTTCGCGAACGCGGTGTCCCAGATCCGTGCCTCGACGGTGTTCACGACGCATACACCCGTCTCCGCGGGCCACGACGTGTTCTCCCACGCACAGATGCGGGAATGGATCGGCGAGACGTTCTGGGAAGAGATCCCTCACCGCGACGAGCTGCTGGGGCTCGGGCTCCACCCCGACGACGATGCGCAGGACCGGTTTCACATGACGGCGGCGGCGATCCGGCTTTCGCGGCGAGTCAACGGCGTTTCCGCGCGGCACGGTCGCGTGAGCCGTGACATCTGGCGCGGCCTCTGGGGGGACCGGGCGGCCGGAGAAGTGCCGATCCGGCACGTGACGAACGGGGTCCACCTCGCCACCTGGATGAGCGACGACGTCGCCGGCCTCCTCGACGAATGGCTCCCGGGCGGGTGGCGGGACGGTTCGGGCGACGAAGCCGTGTGGCGCGCGGTGCGCGACGTTCCCGCGGAGGCGCTGTGGCGCGTGCGGCGCCGGCTGAAGCTCCGGCTTCTCGATCTGATGCGGGAGGAGGCCCGGCGGCGGTGGCCGGACCATTGGCCGGAATCGGCGCACCTCGCCGGAGCCGGCACGCTCATGAGCCCCGGACCGCTCACGATCGGATTCGCGCGGCGCTTCGCCACCTACAAGCGCGCTGACCTCATCTTCCGCGACCGCGACCGCCTCCTCGCGCTGCTCTCCGACCCCGCCCGTCCCGTGCAGCTGATCTTCGCCGGGAAGGCGCACCCGCGGGACGACGACGGCAAGCGCGTCCTCCAGCGCGTGTACGAGCATACGCGCGATCCGGAGTTCGAGGGCAGGGTCGCCTTCATCGAGAACTACGGCCTTCATACGGCGCACGGTCTCGTCGAGGGCGTCGACCTGTGGCTCAACCTTCCCCGGGTCCCGCTGGAGGCGAGCGGGACGAGCGGGATGAAGGCCGCCCTCAACGGTGTCCCCCAGCTCGCGACCGCGGACGGCTGGTGGGAGGAGGGGTTCGAGGGCGACAACGGGTGGATCATCCCGCCCGCCCCCGCCACAGCGAGCGAGGAGGAGGTGGACGAGCACGACGCCGAGCACCTCTTCCGGCTCCTGGAGGAGGACGTCGTCCCGCTCTATTACGATCGACCCGGTGCGGGTGCCGGGGATGACGCTCCGGCGGGCTGGCTCGCCCATGCGCGGCGTGCGATCGAGGTGGCCGGCGCCCGATTCACGGCGGGCCGCATGGTGCGGGACTACGCGCGGGACTACTACGTCCCATCGCTGCGCGGGGACGACTGA
- a CDS encoding PadR family transcriptional regulator, whose translation MFTSKDGFGAWANCSGPGVFRFGGGFGGNRRVVRKGELKFVLLRLLSDEPMHGYELMRRLEEESGGLYTPSPGSVYPTLQLLEDQGYVSSTQEDGKRVYRLTSAGRDFLEEHRSRTRDIFGRFVNMGERFAGSAMRDVTRSFIHLAQVSFERATGGQGDPETLARVKSILDRAAREIESAWPEPGAAASREG comes from the coding sequence ATGTTCACGAGCAAGGATGGATTCGGCGCCTGGGCCAACTGTAGCGGCCCCGGCGTTTTTCGTTTCGGAGGGGGATTCGGGGGCAACCGGCGCGTGGTTCGGAAGGGGGAGTTGAAGTTCGTCCTCCTCCGCCTCCTCTCGGACGAACCCATGCACGGCTACGAGCTGATGCGGCGGCTGGAGGAGGAGTCCGGCGGCCTCTACACGCCGAGTCCGGGCTCCGTATACCCCACCCTGCAGCTGCTCGAGGACCAGGGGTACGTGTCGTCGACGCAGGAGGACGGGAAGCGCGTCTACCGGCTGACGTCGGCGGGCCGCGACTTTCTCGAGGAGCACCGCTCCCGCACCCGCGACATTTTCGGCCGCTTCGTCAACATGGGCGAGCGCTTCGCCGGGTCCGCGATGCGCGACGTGACCCGCTCCTTCATCCACCTCGCCCAGGTGAGTTTCGAGCGCGCGACGGGCGGACAGGGCGATCCGGAGACGCTCGCAAGGGTGAAGTCGATCCTGGACCGCGCGGCGCGCGAGATCGAGAGCGCGTGGCCGGAGCCCGGGGCCGCCGCCTCGCGGGAGGGTTGA